One genomic window of Daphnia pulex isolate KAP4 chromosome 10, ASM2113471v1 includes the following:
- the LOC124203460 gene encoding serine/threonine-protein kinase fray2-like, translated as MQNIFGAIKEEQSRILMTCNSAREMWIKLESEYEEAAADSIPLLWTKFYGCTFRQGQSVSSFLTELEQIAFRLKSLHIAIDDEQIMAKVLMSLPAEFRVFGFAWESTPVAEKTLKRLTTRIITLDKSMRNDEEKRSTPAAAFLSKNKNGAEPHDEESRERALPAQFDRGKRGHSSHQQSGATKGCWECKSTTHVRAHCRQYKRQREKEEDEADRKRKRFDQNDRRDSDRSRDQRDKDRHCRDDSRDEKDYQKERKGYSYTSSTDHEVNKPSTWYADSGATQHMTDNRALLTNFVPTGP; from the coding sequence ATGCAGAACATATTCGGAGCCATTAAAGAAGAACAATCACGAATCCTGATGACCTGCAACTCAGCCAGAGAGATGTGGATCAAACTAGAATCTGAGTATGAAGAAGCTGCCGCTGATAGCATACCATTATTGTGGACCAAGTTTTATGGGTGCACCTTTAGGCAAGGCCAGAGTGTCTCAAGTTTTTTGACAGAACTAGAGCAAATTGCATTTCGTCTGAAGAGCCTACACATAGCCATTGATGACGAACAAATAATGGCAAAAGTCCTCATGTCACTACCTGCAGAATTCCGTGTCTTTGGCTTTGCTTGGGAAAGTACACCCGTCGCTGAGAAGACTCTAAAAAGGCTCACGACCCGTATCATTACACTCGATAAGAGCATGagaaatgatgaagaaaaacgatCAACTCCTGCTGCAGCATTTCTCAGTAAGAATAAAAACGGCGCTGAACCACATGATGAAGAGTCAAGAGAACGTGCTCTACCTGCCCAGTTCGATCGTGGAAAACGAGGTCATTCTTCTCATCAACAGTCTGGCGCAACGAAGGGATGCTGGGAGTGCAAATCGACGACGCATGTCAGAGCTCATTGTCGTCAATACAAACGCCAGcgtgaaaaagaggaagacgaagcagaccgaaaaagaaaacgttttgATCAGAACGACAGAAGAGATAGTGATCGTAGCAGAGACCAGAGAGACAAAGACAGACATTGCCGTGACGACAGCAGAGATGAAAAGGACTACCAAAAAGAACGAAAGGGTTACAGCTATACATCTTCGACGGATCACGAAGTAAACAAGCCGTCAACATGGTACGCTGACTCAGGTGCTACTCAGCACATGACGGACAATAGGGCACTTCTAACCAACTTTGTACCCACTGGACCATAG
- the LOC124203461 gene encoding secreted RxLR effector protein 161-like translates to MESCHPNLIPAEPGLHLSSAMAPKTKEEEEKMKEVPYQSAVGALLYLLTTTRPDIAYAVSKVARFNQNPGPQHWIAVKRIIRYLAGTKEYGIIFSSTKEQGALGFTDTDYGGDHDDRKSTSECIFFLNGGPISWFSRKQECTATSTIEAEFVAGSEAAKEGT, encoded by the coding sequence ATGGAAAGCTGTCACCCAAATTTGATTCCTGCTGAGCCGGGTCTACATCTCAGTTCTGCTATGGCCCCTAAAaccaaagaggaagaagaaaaaatgaaggaagtTCCGTATCAGAGTGCAGTTGGAGCTCTTCTGTATCTCTTAACCACGACACGGCCTGATATTGCTTATGCTGTGAGCAAAGTAGCACGGTTCAATCAGAACCCAGGGCCTCAACACTGGATTGCTGTCAAACGCATTATTCGTTATCTTGCCGGAACCAAGGAATATGGGATAATCTTCTCTTCAACAAAAGAACAAGGAGCGCTGGGATTCACTGATACTGACTATGGCGGAGATCATGACGACAGAAAGTCAACATCAGAATGCATCTTTTTCCTAAATGGTGGGCCTATCTCATGGTTCAGCCGCAAGCAGGAATGCACAGCCACCTCTACAATCGAGGCGGAATTTGTGGCCGGAAGTGAAGCGGCCAAAGAGGGAACTTAG